A single region of the Arthrobacter sp. zg-Y820 genome encodes:
- a CDS encoding ABC transporter ATP-binding protein encodes MTVPNDEPCLTIKGLIKDCGPVAGLDGKMIRVLAGVDFTARRGSVTALLGANGAGKTTTLECAQGLQPINGGEVLLLGQAPYGAGADLRSRVGVMLQDGGLPPSARPVPLLHHIASMYADPRPVEELVARLGIGSFANTNIRRLSGGQKQRLAMAAALIGRPEVLFLDEPSAGLDPQSRQIVFDLISELRAEGLGIILTTHLMDDAQKLADYVYIIDAGKTVAQGTVAELTAQTGELADQRLLTFDAAPGLDLAAVGLVHLAAAEPVPGHYTLRGAITPADVAALSAWWARLNLLPSAIHMASRSLEDVFLDLSGREIR; translated from the coding sequence ATGACGGTGCCTAACGACGAACCCTGCCTGACCATCAAAGGCCTGATTAAGGACTGCGGTCCGGTAGCCGGTCTCGACGGCAAAATGATCCGGGTGCTGGCCGGCGTGGATTTCACCGCGCGCCGCGGCTCCGTCACCGCCCTGCTGGGCGCCAACGGCGCCGGCAAGACCACCACGCTGGAATGCGCGCAGGGCCTGCAGCCCATTAACGGCGGCGAGGTCCTGCTGCTGGGGCAGGCTCCCTACGGGGCCGGAGCGGATCTCCGCAGCCGAGTGGGCGTGATGCTGCAGGACGGCGGCCTTCCCCCGTCGGCACGGCCGGTCCCCCTGCTGCACCACATCGCTTCCATGTACGCGGACCCGCGTCCCGTGGAGGAGCTGGTGGCCCGTCTCGGCATCGGCAGCTTCGCCAACACCAACATCCGCAGGCTCTCCGGCGGACAGAAGCAGCGCCTCGCCATGGCGGCCGCCCTGATCGGCCGGCCGGAGGTCCTGTTCCTGGACGAGCCGAGCGCCGGACTGGACCCGCAGTCGCGGCAGATTGTCTTTGACCTGATTTCGGAGCTCCGCGCCGAGGGCCTGGGCATCATCCTGACGACCCACCTGATGGACGACGCGCAAAAACTCGCCGACTACGTCTACATCATCGATGCGGGCAAGACCGTTGCGCAGGGCACAGTCGCCGAGCTGACCGCCCAAACCGGCGAGCTTGCCGACCAGCGGCTGCTGACCTTCGACGCCGCCCCGGGACTGGACCTGGCCGCCGTCGGGCTCGTCCATCTGGCCGCTGCTGAACCGGTGCCCGGCCACTACACGCTGCGCGGTGCGATTACGCCCGCGGATGTTGCCGCCCTTTCCGCCTGGTGGGCCCGGCTGAATCTCCTTCCGTCCGCCATCCACATGGCCTCGCGGTCCCTGGAGGATGTCTTCCTCGACCTT